Below is a genomic region from Thunnus thynnus chromosome 22, fThuThy2.1, whole genome shotgun sequence.
TCTCTGCAGGACTGCCATATTcagttatatacagtacagaggCACACATACAACCCTGATACTCATTATAAAGTATACTACATTTAGTGATTACCTCAAGGTCATAGTTGCTCAGTGTGTTGCTATGTTCTCTCAGTGGAGATGACGAAATAGACAACCTCATAAATTACTGTGATGCATTCATAGTCCAAGTTCCTTCTCGACAGATGCAGTTGAAAAGTAAATGAGTAACACAGGTGATGACTTTACAAGGAAGGCTACAGTCACATAAAACTGTTTGTACTTACCTTAAGACATGATTGTCTAAATTTAACTTGAGGCCACAGAGGAATATATCCCATATTATAATACAACATACAGATACTGTTAGCAAGACATATTAAGATTTGAAGGTTAAAAATGCTCATTTTCACTTGAAGCAAAGGGTGTTTCttgctgtatatatatgttgaaGGCTGTGGTACCAACTTTGTGTTCTAATATGCAGCAATTGTCCTATTTGTCAGTGATTACCAGTCATACAATAACCTTAATGCtacactaatcaatatttttctattatCAATGCCTCAAACTGCCCATCAGTTAATGTAGCTGTAAGTGTGAATTTCAACAAAAGCAGCCCTCACATGACCCATCACACATACAGCGTGTGTGAAGTGATATTTTTGGCCATCACTGCTGACACATACTGGTTTAGGATTTGTTGCCTGTCACGGTGTTTGCTGCTTGTAATGCAATGCAGTCACGTTATGTTTGGACATGGGAGTTGTGGGATGCTCCCCGGAGTACTCCATGTCTCAGCTTAAGCTACGCCAACATTACATCAGCGTGAAAAAAGCCCTTGAATCCTGAATCTTGGACCAGATGATAAAACCCTCAGTCCTCATATCCTCAAGAGAATGCCATATTTCCACAGCAAGCTGAGCTGTCATATTTTTACTTTGAACATTACACCCTTTTTACTTCAAGTTTGACAGCTGAAGCTAATTACGAGGCTCGCGAGATGTTGTCAAACGCTGTGTTGCGTAGCAGCAGAAGTGATGTAACTTTGCATGAGCTCTTGCTCTCTGTCAACAGTAAAACTCACAGCTTGCCTTTCATTGAAGCTAAAGAGAAAAATGCCTCTGTGTGATCATTGCCTGATGTTGATTCTTCTTTTTAACTGGTGAGTCCACGCTCAGCTTTAATATCTCCTCATATTTTCCATGTTCTGTTCCCCTACAGAGGACATCGAGGTGCGTTTCTTTCAGGACTCTTGGGAGGGAAAGGGCACTTTCTCCCAAGCTGATGTCCACAGGCAGGTGGCCATTGTGTTCCGCACACCGCCTTACCGCGACACTAACCTCACCGAGCCCATTAGAGTCAAGATGCAGCTCCGCCGGCCCTCTGACCGCGAGGTCAGCGAGCCAATGGACTTTCAGTACCTGCCTGCTGACCCAGGTAAGAGTTATGTTTCCATATAATGTCACATCTAATGAAATCTCTTGCTGAGAGTATTTAAGATTTCTCAAAACAACTCTACAAACTCAGTCTTAATTCTTCTTAAACATGTTCCCTATAGATGAATACAGGCTGAGTGAGAAGAGAAAACGTACAGGGGACATATTCCAGGGCCTGAAGCTGGGGCCCGGGCTGGCGAGTGGTACGTTGATGagatttgttttctgtcattctgtcatAATGTAATTATGTGATAGTAATTTTTTTGTAGTTGCACTGTAATATAATCATGTCTGTTGGAATTTCAGTGTCCATTCCCGCAGATAGAAGGCACATAAGCCCGGCAAGGAGAACAGTCAAGCCTGTACCAATGACTGCACAAGCTGGTGAgtctgtttcattcattcacatggtgattattttcactgcagACATCAATAGAGCTAAAATGATTCGTTGATTAATCGGATAGTCAACTGACATATTAAactgcaactgttttgataatggATTGTTTTATCAAGCAGAAATGTTAAgcattctctggtttcagctacCCAAGTGTAAGGATATGCTGcttttttctattatttatatttcagtgttaCAAATGTTatgaattgaatattttaaaggaagaaacggcattttatttttttcttgatttcctcatattttatagaccaaaaagTAAATGGACTAGTCAAAAAAACAATTGTCAAAATAATCAGCAAAGAAGATAATGTAGTAGCTAGATTTTAATCATGTGCGAATTTGTTTTTGCTGTATGAATACCTATATTTACTATATTCAAAATCCCTCTTATTAAAAACAACTGCACAAAGAATATGTTACACTACTAGgattttcagcagatgaactgaacttgcttgtgtttgtgttgtgtgtctcCAGCAGCAGTGGTGCCCCCTGGTGCCAGTGGAGCGAAACCCCAGCCCGCTTTCTCTTACATCCAGCCAGGCCAGCTCTTCTCGGTCCAGCCTAAGGTAGAGGCCTCCCCCTCCATCTCCACTACAACCACAAACCAAACATGGAAGATCATGGAGAGTCTGAACCTAGGCCCACAGCCCAAAGCCACTGCAGTGCCCAGCTTCACAATGAGCCAGGCACCAGCCTCCTCCTCTACCACCACCTCCACCGCCAACCAGGACTACTCAACCGTCAACCTGTCAGACCTTCATGAATTCTTCCCCAACATTTCCTCAGCCATGTCCCAGGAGTCAGCAGCTTCAAAGGGAAGCACGGCCTCCGCCCAAGCCAACAGCTCCTTCACCCTCCAGGGCTCTCAGTTCCGGGTGGACGCGCCACTGGCAGAGGAGGATATCCCAGAGTTCCCTAGCTTTCCCGAAGCCCAGGCTCAAGGTACCCTGGACAGCCTAAACATGGATGACTTTGTGGACCTTCTGAACCCCCGCCTCATGAGCGAGAGTGGAAACGGCGCCTCGATGTTGGCCCAAGCTTCATGCCAACAAGCTGCCCCTGCCAGCTCCTCAACCGCCGCCCAGAACACTTCTGACCCTGCCAGCAACCCAGGAAGCACTTGGATGAATTATCCCAACAGCATCGTCAACTTGCTCCAGAATGAGGGAATGATCGACGTTGCATCCAACAACAGCAACCACCGGCCTTGCATGCTGGATGAATTTGATGAGTTAATGTCAGCTGACGAGGATCGTCTTATTTCAATTTTTAACAGCGGAAGCCAAGCTGGTTTCGTGTCAGGACACCCGACTTAAAGGTTGTCCccgtgattttttttttttttttttttttttacagacatatTAACAAGCTCTTTTTATCAGACCACTTGCATCTGCCACTTTAGTCTTGGGAACTAAAGATGCTTTGTtgttaaagacaaaaaaggatACAAGGTGGACATGAAGGGCTTGTGGAGACAGAATGTAGCAGAGCTGCTCACTGAGGACTCGCTTATTGAAATACCAGCAAAGATGATTACCTGTTGACATTCTTGAACATCTTAAGCATGTTTTTGTACtgtcattttaacaattttGGTAGGTCTAGTCAGTGTTAATGTGATGTTCACTGTCTTAAgtgaaaagtgtgttttatttttaaaaaaggggcTGGTATTCTCAGTAAGAATTGTAATCAGATATAGAGGTAAGTCTATGCAAAATATGCCAGTTGTACTTTTAAATATCCCCATGTATTACTTTGGATCTTAGGATGTTTCACATGCTTTCTGAAGGTCAGCGGTAATACCACTTTCTTCATACAGGTGCCTTTGTTGAGTCTCAACAAAATATAGTAGTATTGTTCAGAACCAAATGAAGGTCTACATGTAAATAATTATCAGACAAGCAACATTAATGCATATAGTACATGCTTATAGCAGATAAGTGTACCAGATGTTTATGCTTCATTCTCAGAGCTCtataagaattttttttttgtctggcaATATAATTTGTGGTCGCTAATCAGTTTTTCTAcagttattttatgaataatggCTGCAGTTTAACAGTCTCAGACCTATAGGTCAGCTTGCTATACTATGTactgaaatatgtttaattGAGATGAAATAGTAATGTTTATCCTGCCATAGTAAGcagattatactgtatgtaatctTTGCTGTAACAATTGATTGTTTCTGTCAAAATCCAAAACACTTTGCTCGGAaataaagacatacagtataaagatGGTCTTCAAAAGTAGACTTTATTTGGCAACTCTCATTGTTGTTTAGTACAAAGGAAAGAATAAATTAGACAAATGTATGTTGTAAAAAAGAAATGCTTCATTGGATGCAAGTTTTCCTCTGaacatgtgtatacaaattaaGGATTTCTCCAGCCAACCTGTCAGTCAGGTAAGTGTTAGTGAGTTACACACAGAATCTCAAGAATACGTACAAAATAGTCTTACTGATGATGAATACAATAGATtcaattccaaaaaaaaaagtgtgacaaTATTTCGTCACTTCGAAACAGCATGAGAAGACAAGACTGAAATGAGATTTAGTGCTTTTTTGCCAAAAGGAAGAacttgagatatttcagtcagtgaAACGCAAATGGGATCACTGAAATAAGTGCCTCCTCATCAAACTGTCCCCTTAATCACAGGCTTATGTTACTTCAAGATTGGTGACTTTGTTGATGATGTGGGAACGCCTGGGTACACACTCCAGGTTAAATTTGCTCTCGTATATGGTTGGACAAAGCTTCCAGCGGTTGTTTCGGTAGATTCCCAGGTATGTGTACACGTCTGGCTTGTAGGCAAGAGGGCACTTGACCCCTGTGGCACGGATGATGGAGTCCAGCCTCATAATCTCACTCTCGTCGGTGAAGTTCTGGTTGTAGGCACAAATGACTTGCTTGCCCTCTCCCTTGGGGTCATAGGTACTGACCTTAGCTGAGGAAACCTTCCCGTCCAGGACTGCTCTGGCCACACACTCCCACGCATTGTCCAACTTGAAACCAGAGTCCAAGTGCATCAGCCACTTGCCCGTGAGCACTCCGTGGTTCAGAGCCAGTTCCCTCACTGTCTGGAAGTTGACAGGCCGGCCACTGGCCAAAAGTTTCTCCCAGCTCTCCTGGAGACCCGTGACATCCCCACAGCTGGGGCAGTGTGTCGGGCCCCGCACAGCAATCCACCCCACAGGGCTCACACCACCCTCCTCGTCACCATATCTGTACACTTGTGAAGGCCTGTTGCTCTCCAGCCAGCCATCAAACTCGGATCTGGGAGTTCTCCTCGAGTCAAACACAATCCAGGGGTCCATGTCTGCAGCCATGGCCTGAGCGGCATAGGTCTCTGCAGCAAAGGGGGCCATCTCGCCATCTACGggggcctcctcctcctccataaGGTCGTCAGTGTGAGAGTATCAAACAAATCCTTGTTGGGATAATCCTGTCGAAGGGAGGAAGGTGCAGTGTATTAGaaagtttttttaaaccacAGGTGCAGCTTATGTTAGTTTATAGTTCCTCCTGGGCCGCTGCACTGCTCGCGGATGTTTACTAATGCTGCTATTTAGTTAGCTTGCTATATTAGCATCACTTGTTTAATGGGTAGCTAACGTTTTCCCAACATTGATTCTTATACAGTAAAATACGCTACTATCCTTTTCATTTGTGTTACTCATGTACGTTTACAATTAACATGTAGCTAACCACgcagaaaatatttttgatagCTTGGCTCCATTATGTAGCTAACCGACTAGCTAGCCAGTTTACCGATCCTCGATGTTTGTCCGGACAAATGTGTTGGGTTATTATTTACAGCCGGCTGTAATCAATTATAACAAGCACCTTTTACATACAGAGCACCAAATGTATTTTACGCTGATCACAAACAGTAAACGCTTAACAGTTAAAGCTACCTGCTGACGTTCAAGTTTGTTGTCCAGCGTTCTTCCGCACAAACGTAGACCCGGTAGTGcgctcctctgctcctctcccctcctcccctcgtcccctcctcccctcctcccctcgtcccctcctcccctcctcccctcgtcccctcctcccctcctcccctcgtcccctcctcctttcctctccttccctccacctcctcctcctttcctctcctctcccatattctctccttctcctctcctcctgtcgcCCCCccagtacaattttgaggtgcACAAGGATTACTTGAGTTATTCcttttgatgctactttatacttccactccgctgcatttatttgacagctttagttacttttcaggggaagatttgacacaatggataatataacaagcttttaaaatacaacgcattgttaaagatgaaacgaGTGGTTTTCAACCATTTTgacttttgacgtcttacaaaaagcagtgtgtagtcggggtcacatttcagatgtctatgagttgttaacagctccaccaaatagtgatttttcccattaaacttctcacatggtttcatttcaataaatgttcaaatgatccaatattttaccaaaaaataaaaatgagagaaaaagtcaaaaaattgaaaacagatttgcgtatcagaactttgttttttcctctttcctctcccattaatcatctgaCGAACCTTCAGATGTATCTGGCAACCCTTTAGAGGGGACTAAACCGCTAACGTTACATTTACGGCAATACTTTAACTAAATCAAGCTGATAAGACTTATGTACTTTAACTGtggtaggatttttcatgcaggataTTAATTTGTAAAGGACTATTtctacattgctgtattggtactttcatttaagtaaaggatttgaatacttcttccaccgtTGATTATTACATTATAATCATGGACAAGTTGTGGAACGTCGTGAGCTGCAACATGACGGCACTGAGACCCTGCGGAACCAAAGTGACCTGCCAAGCAACCGAGAACGAGTGACGACGACGTGCTAACCAGTTAGCCGGATAGCTATCGCTATCTGGTGTGTGCGCGGTGGAGGTGATTTATATATGATATAGAGCAATAATCCagaatatattgtattttattttaggtTAGCCATCCAGGTAATTTAATTATGCCcagcaaaaagaagaaatacaacGCCAGATTCCCTCCGGTAAGTTTAAACTTTGTCGAAGCAGTGTTAAGagaagctaacgttagcgcACTGTCTGATGGAAAGCTAACTTCTCTAGCTAGCTTGAGTGGGATATGGCCTGTTTTGTTGCATAGGGAGCTAACAAGCCAACTAGCAAACGCAAACTCTTTGACCACTTATATGTAAATTGTGAGAGGTAACAACTTACCTTGCGTCCCAATGTTTGTTAAGGTACAGGTGTGCGACCTGCGTTAGCCAGCGAGTCCACTAATTAACGTTGTTTTTAGCATGACGAGCTAAGTGAAGCCGAACGTTATAAATCTGAGcaaatttgttgtttgttactGAATAATTGGCAAACTCGCAGAGCTCACACTATAGAAAGTTTCATCAACATGACGGAAATTAATAGTTTTAAATAAGCATGCTATGAAAGCCCTCTTACCATGATCTGGACCTTTGAAAATATGCTTTACTGTATTGTGGAATCATTTTAGCCTTGGGGTTTTGATACTCAGAAAGCTATCTTGAAGTCTATTAATGATAAACTATAAAACTTTGTTGTGTCGATGTATTcacactggacacacacacacacttaaaaccATACCTCCTTCTCTCATTACAGGCAAGGATTAAGAAGATTATGCAAACAGATGAAGAAATAGGCAAAGTGGCTGCAGCAGTACCTGTTATTATTTGTATCCTTCCTGTCAAATATCTTCACTGTGCAAGTTCCAAGGTTTTGATCatctgtatgagtgtgtgtgaatggaggGGGTCAATGCTCCAGCACCACTTTTGGTATAGagaacaactttattatgagacttctctccttctccaagttgtgccagaaatccCTACTGTGAGCGCTTTGAATGCACAGTATGGTGTTTGATTTATCTAAATTGTACTATTCATTTAGTCAAGGGACCTTAAACGAATGGTCTGACACAGAGCTGAAACAAGTACATAatcaattaacagaaaatttaTTGAGAACAATTGTGTTAATTGATTACTCAGTAAAGTCATCAATCAAGGGAAAATCAGAGTTTTAAAGTATTGTAAACTGAGTATTTTTGgaatttggactgttggttaatcaaaacaaagaatcaattttagttttttttcctaggCTAAAGATTAATCAATTGTGGTCAGACTCTGTCAGGTAGTATTTCTAATAACTGGCATAAGCAGTAGAAACTAATATTTGTTGTGTCTGTAATATTTATTGTAATGGTTGTGTCACATTTAACCTCTTCTGTTAAAAACGTAGCAAGCTgctcatgtttttaattttcttatttgaatgttttcaggCTCTGTGCCATTCCAGTATAAGCTAGGCCATGTACAAGTGAATCTGCTTCATTTTCTTAAAGAACACAGATATGTTGTATCCTAATTTCCTTGACCGAGACATCAGCGAGAGCCTTGGAGCTTTTCTTGGAATCGTTGCTTACAAAGGCTTGTCAAGTCACCCAGTCTAGGAACGCAAAGACAATGACAACGTCACATTTGtaagtttctgtgtttgtgtgtgtc
It encodes:
- the rela gene encoding transcription factor p65 isoform X1, with product MDGVYGWGLASLTPVQTANPFIEIIEQPKQRGMRFRYKCEGRSAGSIPGEKSNDTTKTHPAIKVHNYSGPLRIRISLVTKNAPYKPHPHELVGKDCKHGYYEADLQERRIHSFQNLGIQCVKKKDVNEAITCRLQTNNNPFNIPEAKVWEEEFDLNSVRLCFQASITLPTGELFPLDPAVSQPIYDNRAPNTAELKICRVNRNSGSCKGGDEIFLLCDKVQKEDIEVRFFQDSWEGKGTFSQADVHRQVAIVFRTPPYRDTNLTEPIRVKMQLRRPSDREVSEPMDFQYLPADPDEYRLSEKRKRTGDIFQGLKLGPGLASVSIPADRRHISPARRTVKPVPMTAQAAAVVPPGASGAKPQPAFSYIQPGQLFSVQPKVEASPSISTTTTNQTWKIMESLNLGPQPKATAVPSFTMSQAPASSSTTTSTANQDYSTVNLSDLHEFFPNISSAMSQESAASKGSTASAQANSSFTLQGSQFRVDAPLAEEDIPEFPSFPEAQAQGTLDSLNMDDFVDLLNPRLMSESGNGASMLAQASCQQAAPASSSTAAQNTSDPASNPGSTWMNYPNSIVNLLQNEGMIDVASNNSNHRPCMLDEFDELMSADEDRLISIFNSGSQAGFVSGHPT
- the rela gene encoding transcription factor p65 isoform X3 — translated: MRFRYKCEGRSAGSIPGEKSNDTTKTHPAIKVHNYSGPLRIRISLVTKNAPYKPHPHELVGKDCKHGYYEADLQERRIHSFQNLGIQCVKKKDVNEAITCRLQTNNNPFNIPEAKVWEEEFDLNSVRLCFQASITLPTGELFPLDPAVSQPIYDNRAPNTAELKICRVNRNSGSCKGGDEIFLLCDKVQKEDIEVRFFQDSWEGKGTFSQADVHRQVAIVFRTPPYRDTNLTEPIRVKMQLRRPSDREVSEPMDFQYLPADPDEYRLSEKRKRTGDIFQGLKLGPGLASVSIPADRRHISPARRTVKPVPMTAQAAAVVPPGASGAKPQPAFSYIQPGQLFSVQPKVEASPSISTTTTNQTWKIMESLNLGPQPKATAVPSFTMSQAPASSSTTTSTANQDYSTVNLSDLHEFFPNISSAMSQESAASKGSTASAQANSSFTLQGSQFRVDAPLAEEDIPEFPSFPEAQAQGTLDSLNMDDFVDLLNPRLMSESGNGASMLAQASCQQAAPASSSTAAQNTSDPASNPGSTWMNYPNSIVNLLQNEGMIDVASNNSNHRPCMLDEFDELMSADEDRLISIFNSGSQAGFVSGHPT
- the rela gene encoding transcription factor p65 isoform X2, producing MDGVYGWGLASLTPVQTANPFIEIIEQPKQRGMRFRYKCEGRSAGSIPGEKSNDTTKTHPAIKVHNYSGPLRIRISLVTKNAPYKPHPHELVGKDCKHGYYEADLQERRIHSFQNLGIQCVKKKDVNEAITCRLQTNNNPFNIPEAKVWEEEFDLNSVRLCFQASITLPTGELFPLDPAVSQPIYDNRAPNTAELKICRVNRNSGSCKGGDEIFLLCDKVQKEDIEVRFFQDSWEGKGTFSQADVHRQVAIVFRTPPYRDTNLTEPIRVKMQLRRPSDREVSEPMDFQYLPADPDEYRLSEKRKRTGDIFQGLKLGPGLASVSIPADRRHISPARRTVKPVPMTAQAAVVPPGASGAKPQPAFSYIQPGQLFSVQPKVEASPSISTTTTNQTWKIMESLNLGPQPKATAVPSFTMSQAPASSSTTTSTANQDYSTVNLSDLHEFFPNISSAMSQESAASKGSTASAQANSSFTLQGSQFRVDAPLAEEDIPEFPSFPEAQAQGTLDSLNMDDFVDLLNPRLMSESGNGASMLAQASCQQAAPASSSTAAQNTSDPASNPGSTWMNYPNSIVNLLQNEGMIDVASNNSNHRPCMLDEFDELMSADEDRLISIFNSGSQAGFVSGHPT
- the c22h11orf68 gene encoding UPF0696 protein C11orf68 homolog, with product MEEEEAPVDGEMAPFAAETYAAQAMAADMDPWIVFDSRRTPRSEFDGWLESNRPSQVYRYGDEEGGVSPVGWIAVRGPTHCPSCGDVTGLQESWEKLLASGRPVNFQTVRELALNHGVLTGKWLMHLDSGFKLDNAWECVARAVLDGKVSSAKVSTYDPKGEGKQVICAYNQNFTDESEIMRLDSIIRATGVKCPLAYKPDVYTYLGIYRNNRWKLCPTIYESKFNLECVPRRSHIINKVTNLEVT